A window of the Arcobacter sp. F155 genome harbors these coding sequences:
- a CDS encoding class 1 fructose-bisphosphatase, producing MQEIFEAIKEASKQIQDVIELGDTAKSENENSTGDTQLKLDIASDVIIEKVFATIPSIKSIVSEEQENIVDLNEDGEYLIAYDPLDGSSLVDVNLSVGSIYGIYKNDFTGDNIVASVYVVFGPRVEMVIAYENSVKLYRLFDDEFNYIKDIKLEEKGKLTATGSTQMCWPTHHKELVNSMYDAGYYLRYSGGMVPDLHQILLKGGGLFSYPGTTDKPKGKLRQLFEVFPFALAYEFAGGKAVDGKNRVLEISTTHIHDTSPCFFGSNDEINRVLEVYKDHV from the coding sequence ATGCAAGAAATATTTGAAGCAATAAAAGAAGCTAGTAAACAAATACAAGACGTAATAGAATTAGGTGATACAGCAAAAAGTGAAAATGAAAACTCTACTGGTGATACACAATTAAAACTTGATATTGCAAGTGATGTTATCATCGAAAAGGTTTTTGCAACTATTCCTTCGATTAAATCAATTGTTAGTGAAGAACAAGAAAATATTGTTGATTTAAATGAAGATGGAGAATATTTAATAGCTTATGATCCTTTAGATGGGTCTTCATTAGTTGATGTTAACCTTTCAGTTGGTTCTATTTATGGTATTTATAAAAACGATTTTACTGGAGACAATATTGTTGCTTCAGTTTATGTAGTATTTGGACCAAGAGTAGAAATGGTAATTGCCTATGAAAATAGTGTAAAACTATATAGACTTTTTGATGATGAATTTAATTATATAAAAGATATTAAACTTGAAGAAAAAGGTAAATTAACTGCAACTGGTTCTACTCAAATGTGTTGGCCAACACACCACAAAGAGCTTGTAAATAGTATGTATGATGCAGGTTATTACTTAAGATATTCAGGTGGTATGGTTCCGGATTTACACCAAATCCTTTTAAAAGGTGGAGGATTATTTTCTTATCCAGGAACAACAGATAAACCAAAGGGTAAATTAAGACAACTATTTGAGGTTTTCCCTTTTGCCTTAGCATATGAATTTGCAGGAGGAAAAGCTGTTGACGGTAAAAATAGAGTTTTAGAAATATCTACAACTCATATTCATGATACTAGTCCATGTTTTTTTGGTTCAAACGATGAAATTAATAGAGTTTTAGAAGTTTATAAAGATCATGTCTGA